Proteins from a single region of Rhodospirillales bacterium:
- a CDS encoding DotD/TraH family lipoprotein (Members of this family include DotD of type IVB secretion systems and TraH of plasmid conjugative plasmid systems, both lipoproteins.) — MRRYSFLQALVLVALAVGISGCSSLEKHSDDEPQIVAAPDTVSAMLANAADRASNALETLAAIESVRTPATNIGPVGNAPPELQRAITVNWVGPVEPISKTLAQRASYEFLTIGTPPPVPVVVSLDVENRPVIDVLRDLGLQLGVRGDVKVDSQRRVIEIHYPPNTGVGG, encoded by the coding sequence ATGCGCAGATACTCTTTTCTACAAGCTTTGGTTTTGGTTGCTTTGGCAGTCGGGATTTCGGGCTGTTCCAGCCTTGAAAAACACAGTGATGATGAGCCGCAGATTGTTGCGGCACCAGATACGGTTAGCGCAATGCTTGCCAATGCAGCGGATCGGGCTTCGAATGCATTGGAAACGCTTGCTGCCATTGAATCTGTTCGTACTCCCGCAACAAATATTGGCCCTGTTGGTAATGCTCCGCCGGAATTGCAACGCGCTATTACGGTAAACTGGGTTGGTCCGGTTGAACCAATCAGTAAGACACTGGCGCAAAGAGCGAGTTATGAATTCCTGACGATTGGTACACCTCCTCCCGTTCCTGTCGTTGTGTCCCTGGATGTTGAAAACCGCCCGGTTATTGACGTTCTTCGGGATTTAGGTTTGCAGCTTGGTGTGCGTGGAGACGTTAAAGTCGACAGCCAGCGCCGAGTGATCGAAATTCATTACCCTCCTAACACAGGTGTAGGCGGCTAG
- a CDS encoding thioredoxin fold domain-containing protein produces MTRFFVFLTLVLFIGAVPALAQPTEPLPQLPDPIQNLVNEGAQIRFLGKDHGLDAWLTIKNGVEQYFYVLPDGEAFVMGVLFDKTGKLVTVNQVSRLRSEGDTLLDTLAEFPIPEASDTEKPFEFQTPAEQMFADIESSNWVPFGRLDAPIIYSFIDTQCPHCHAFMQELINGEYFDSGKVQLRMIPVGFKEQTQAQAAFLIASPNPQERWFKHMKGDETALPAKTEINQQGVQRNLAIMQSWKFDATPMVVYRGRDGSVKIIRGKPQDLKAVLADLKTSN; encoded by the coding sequence ATGACTCGTTTTTTCGTCTTTTTGACACTCGTTTTATTTATTGGAGCAGTGCCTGCGCTGGCTCAACCGACAGAGCCCCTGCCCCAGTTGCCCGATCCCATTCAAAATCTTGTGAATGAAGGCGCGCAGATTCGCTTTTTAGGAAAAGATCATGGGCTTGATGCCTGGCTGACAATTAAAAACGGTGTGGAGCAGTATTTTTATGTGCTGCCCGATGGTGAAGCCTTTGTTATGGGTGTTTTGTTCGACAAAACCGGTAAACTGGTGACGGTCAATCAGGTCAGCCGTTTGCGCTCCGAAGGCGATACGTTGCTTGATACGCTGGCAGAATTTCCAATTCCAGAAGCCAGCGATACTGAAAAACCTTTTGAATTTCAGACCCCGGCAGAGCAGATGTTTGCCGATATTGAGAGCAGCAACTGGGTGCCTTTTGGGCGGCTTGATGCGCCAATAATTTATAGTTTTATTGATACGCAGTGCCCGCATTGCCATGCCTTTATGCAAGAGCTCATAAATGGCGAGTATTTTGATAGCGGTAAGGTTCAGTTGCGGATGATTCCAGTCGGATTTAAAGAGCAAACGCAGGCGCAGGCAGCATTTTTGATTGCTTCGCCTAACCCGCAAGAGCGCTGGTTTAAACATATGAAGGGCGATGAAACGGCCTTGCCCGCCAAAACCGAGATTAATCAACAAGGGGTGCAACGCAACCTTGCCATCATGCAATCATGGAAATTTGATGCTACGCCAATGGTTGTTTACCGTGGGCGCGATGGTTCAGTAAAAATTATCCGCGGGAAACCTCAGGACCTAAAAGCTGTTTTAGCCGATCTGAAAACATCAAATTAA
- a CDS encoding lytic transglycosylase domain-containing protein: MMAASKILAACLMLASQTYSVPPAVLVGIYKAEGGKVGQEVVNSNGSYDLGPMQINTIWLPDLAKRWGVNENTARKWVRDDACTNVGVAAWIFKGHLDETGSLSKAIAHYHSRTPHHGSRYKSRVIDIMKDNGLIKAGQ, encoded by the coding sequence ATTATGGCTGCCAGTAAAATTCTTGCCGCATGTTTAATGCTCGCTTCTCAAACCTATTCCGTTCCACCTGCGGTTCTGGTCGGTATTTACAAAGCTGAGGGCGGTAAAGTCGGTCAGGAGGTTGTTAACAGTAACGGCTCTTATGATCTTGGCCCCATGCAGATTAATACGATCTGGCTTCCCGATCTGGCCAAACGCTGGGGCGTCAATGAAAACACTGCACGTAAATGGGTGCGTGATGACGCCTGCACTAATGTGGGTGTCGCGGCATGGATTTTTAAAGGGCATCTGGATGAAACTGGTAGTTTGTCCAAGGCTATCGCCCACTATCATTCGCGTACGCCACATCACGGTAGCCGTTACAAAAGCCGTGTGATTGACATTATGAAAGATAATGGGCTAATCAAAGCCGGACAATAA
- a CDS encoding type IV secretion system DotC family protein — MYRLSLHIFLGLAFALTFVNAGMVLASDKKDLAPPMSLRELQNIEKESPLGEEETGLPLDIRRDAIKEAAISLGARGGLAWKSYDIRQELERRSRSLDKVFNFRQLLIAAPSGLLIEPPIISESINDMLIESDGQQAAVSDRMYNIINNARIVSTARTWRTYLERDWGEVIPPPDVLRPEDEEERALWTELVSKGWEEGVRQADEIFQDDLNMLTADFEGMIRYRTLLTQGMVSQPYALQVDRGITGDGNEMRIGDRAIQITGVPELMTGSNEWQPANR, encoded by the coding sequence ATGTATAGGCTTTCGCTTCATATATTTTTAGGATTGGCTTTCGCGTTAACGTTTGTTAATGCCGGCATGGTTTTGGCCAGTGATAAAAAAGATCTTGCCCCGCCGATGAGCCTGCGGGAATTGCAAAATATAGAAAAAGAAAGTCCACTTGGCGAGGAAGAAACGGGGTTGCCGCTTGATATTCGTCGCGATGCTATTAAAGAAGCAGCGATTTCATTGGGTGCGCGCGGCGGGCTTGCATGGAAGTCCTATGATATTCGTCAGGAACTTGAACGACGCTCACGTTCCTTGGACAAGGTCTTTAATTTTCGCCAGCTTCTTATTGCCGCGCCTTCAGGCTTGTTGATTGAGCCACCAATTATCAGCGAATCTATAAATGATATGCTGATTGAATCTGATGGGCAGCAGGCGGCTGTGTCTGATCGAATGTATAATATTATTAATAATGCACGGATTGTTTCTACCGCTCGAACATGGCGAACATATCTTGAGCGTGACTGGGGTGAAGTTATTCCGCCGCCTGACGTTTTGCGTCCTGAAGATGAGGAAGAGCGCGCCTTGTGGACTGAACTGGTTTCTAAAGGATGGGAAGAGGGCGTGCGTCAGGCAGATGAAATTTTTCAAGACGATCTTAATATGTTGACTGCTGATTTTGAAGGAATGATTCGTTATCGGACCTTATTAACACAGGGCATGGTTTCCCAACCTTATGCTTTGCAGGTTGATCGAGGTATTACCGGCGATGGCAATGAAATGCGCATCGGTGATCGTGCCATACAGATCACAGGGGTTCCAGAGCTGATGACAGGATCTAATGAATGGCAGCCCGCAAACCGATAA
- a CDS encoding M48 family metallopeptidase, giving the protein MPIAVAGLQTHIWNNNAKSMMLLALYPLLIIGMIWLLSFASGYIYYGGNIHSYDGIMNGQTPWGHQDTTLQSPTAAVNLANYIVINNLWLIFTVIFGWFAISWFFHTKMIRKLAHSRPVTRKEEPALYNLLENLSITAGITMPKLEIIETHARNAFASGIDEKSYTITVTRGLLNMLSKNELEGVLAHELTHIINRDVRLLIVTVIFAGMIGFFAQLVWSNLRYSFIFSRHERRSGKGLLIMIVLVAVLWVGYLLTLSTRFALSRRREYMADAGAVQLTKKPESMMRALLRIAQRDQIPETTDDIMMMCIENSNPFMGLFATHPPIEKRIQILSEMTNTPVPQITTLSAEKEKRIEHVKKNPWLTRGRRKP; this is encoded by the coding sequence ATGCCAATCGCTGTAGCCGGACTTCAAACCCATATCTGGAATAACAACGCCAAATCAATGATGCTCCTGGCGCTTTATCCGCTTTTGATTATCGGGATGATCTGGCTGCTCTCTTTTGCCAGCGGTTATATTTATTATGGCGGTAATATCCATTCATACGACGGCATTATGAACGGCCAGACACCTTGGGGTCATCAGGACACAACTTTGCAAAGTCCAACAGCCGCTGTAAATCTTGCCAATTATATCGTCATTAATAATCTCTGGCTGATTTTTACGGTTATTTTCGGCTGGTTTGCCATTTCCTGGTTTTTTCACACAAAAATGATTCGAAAGCTCGCTCATTCCCGCCCAGTCACGCGCAAAGAAGAACCAGCCCTTTATAACCTGCTCGAAAATCTCTCAATCACGGCCGGCATTACCATGCCGAAACTGGAAATCATCGAAACGCATGCCCGTAATGCTTTTGCCAGTGGCATCGATGAGAAATCCTATACAATTACCGTTACAAGGGGCCTTTTAAACATGCTCAGCAAGAATGAACTTGAAGGTGTCCTTGCCCATGAACTCACCCACATCATCAACCGCGATGTACGCCTCCTTATCGTCACCGTCATCTTTGCCGGAATGATCGGTTTTTTCGCCCAGCTCGTATGGAGCAATTTGCGCTACAGTTTCATCTTTTCAAGACACGAGCGCCGTAGCGGCAAAGGGCTTCTTATCATGATCGTCCTTGTGGCCGTCCTTTGGGTCGGTTATCTCCTGACCCTGTCCACGCGCTTTGCGCTTTCTCGCCGCCGCGAATATATGGCCGACGCCGGAGCGGTGCAGCTCACCAAAAAACCGGAAAGCATGATGCGTGCCCTCCTGCGCATCGCCCAGCGCGATCAGATCCCGGAAACCACGGACGACATCATGATGATGTGCATTGAAAATTCAAACCCCTTTATGGGGCTTTTCGCCACGCATCCGCCAATCGAAAAACGGATCCAAATTCTTTCCGAAATGACCAATACGCCGGTGCCGCAAATTACAACGCTAAGCGCCGAAAAAGAAAAACGCATTGAACATGTTAAAAAAAATCCATGGCTCACGCGCGGACGTCGAAAACCGTAA
- a CDS encoding FIST C-terminal domain-containing protein has translation MTLISSENFISCASGGDDWREAAKSVLEQLSDAQLSKNGFNFGFLFVSDALADDAESILNLFKSVLKIENWVGGIGLGVCAGGQSFIDGPAVSVMLGKFDPENFCIFPPINLEPEKAKAVMVPWLEAHDPMLVFVCGDPMSEEDPALLLHNLDMACNGFMVGGLTSSRNSHAQFAVDFYQGGLCGALFSDNVPVASMLSQGCDPIGGVHTITRCDGHEILELDGQKAVEVFEHDLRAMAIKKLDVDPDQVLIDEEVLDNPDSMPEEFQSLIQGEVHAALAISESDGQDYLVRNIIGINPDDGAMMISQHVFNGERLMFVHRDHESVYRDLSASLIDLRKRVQEEYGEFAPKGALYISCAARAYNEFDDQQKNEITLIQEIIGDVPLTGFYAGGEINKGRLYGYTGILTLFL, from the coding sequence ATGACCCTCATCTCTTCAGAAAATTTTATTTCCTGCGCATCCGGTGGCGATGATTGGCGCGAAGCCGCAAAAAGTGTGCTTGAACAATTGAGCGATGCCCAGCTGTCTAAAAACGGATTTAATTTCGGGTTTTTATTTGTATCCGATGCTCTGGCAGATGATGCGGAAAGTATTTTAAATCTGTTTAAGTCGGTTCTGAAGATTGAGAACTGGGTTGGTGGCATTGGTCTGGGCGTGTGCGCGGGCGGGCAAAGCTTCATAGACGGGCCAGCGGTTTCGGTGATGCTGGGAAAGTTTGATCCGGAAAATTTTTGCATTTTTCCGCCAATCAATCTTGAACCTGAAAAGGCCAAGGCCGTTATGGTTCCGTGGCTGGAAGCGCACGATCCGATGCTGGTCTTCGTTTGCGGCGATCCGATGAGCGAAGAAGATCCGGCGTTGCTTTTGCACAATCTGGATATGGCCTGCAACGGCTTTATGGTCGGCGGCCTTACCTCTTCACGTAACAGCCATGCGCAATTTGCCGTGGATTTTTATCAAGGCGGCCTGTGCGGCGCGCTGTTTTCCGATAACGTACCGGTGGCCAGCATGCTATCGCAAGGTTGTGATCCTATTGGCGGCGTTCATACGATTACCCGGTGCGACGGGCATGAAATTCTTGAACTGGATGGACAAAAGGCTGTAGAGGTTTTTGAGCATGATTTGCGCGCGATGGCGATTAAAAAACTGGATGTAGATCCAGATCAAGTGCTGATTGATGAGGAGGTTTTGGATAATCCGGATTCTATGCCCGAAGAGTTTCAAAGTCTTATTCAAGGTGAGGTTCATGCAGCTCTGGCGATTTCCGAATCCGACGGGCAGGATTATCTGGTGCGCAATATTATAGGGATTAATCCCGATGATGGCGCGATGATGATCTCGCAGCATGTTTTTAATGGTGAGCGCTTAATGTTTGTTCATCGCGACCATGAAAGCGTTTATAGGGACTTAAGTGCCAGCCTGATTGATTTACGAAAGCGTGTACAGGAAGAGTATGGGGAATTTGCGCCTAAAGGTGCGCTCTATATTTCCTGCGCTGCACGAGCCTACAATGAATTTGACGATCAACAAAAAAATGAAATTACGCTGATTCAAGAAATCATTGGCGATGTCCCGTTGACGGGATTTTACGCCGGTGGAGAAATTAATAAGGGACGGCTTTACGGCTATACCGGCATTTTAACGCTGTTTTTGTAG
- a CDS encoding LemA family protein → MEALWIILGLVVLTGLVVITIYNRLVALRQNREQSFADIDVQLKQRFDLIPNLVKTVKGYAAHEKEVLENVTNARAGVASAGNMSQRVSAENALSRAMISLFAVAENYPDLKADGTFNKLMDELSDIENKLAAARRFFNNATAELNTAVEQFPAVLFAGMFGFSKEEFFEVPEDARETLEKAPDVSFE, encoded by the coding sequence ATGGAAGCTTTATGGATTATTTTAGGGCTGGTGGTTTTGACGGGTTTGGTCGTCATAACCATTTACAATCGTCTGGTTGCTCTACGCCAAAATCGCGAGCAAAGCTTTGCGGATATTGATGTACAGCTCAAACAGCGCTTCGATCTCATTCCCAATCTGGTTAAAACTGTGAAAGGCTACGCCGCGCATGAAAAAGAAGTGTTGGAAAATGTCACCAACGCTCGCGCTGGCGTTGCAAGTGCAGGCAACATGTCACAGCGCGTGAGCGCGGAAAACGCTTTGAGCCGGGCCATGATTTCACTTTTTGCGGTTGCCGAAAACTACCCCGATCTGAAAGCCGACGGCACCTTTAACAAGCTGATGGACGAACTCTCCGATATTGAAAACAAACTGGCTGCAGCCCGGCGCTTCTTTAACAACGCCACAGCCGAACTGAACACGGCCGTTGAACAATTCCCGGCTGTTTTATTTGCAGGCATGTTTGGCTTTAGCAAGGAAGAGTTTTTCGAAGTCCCCGAAGACGCGCGTGAAACGCTGGAAAAAGCCCCGGATGTAAGTTTCGAGTAG